A genomic window from Enoplosus armatus isolate fEnoArm2 chromosome 20, fEnoArm2.hap1, whole genome shotgun sequence includes:
- the LOC139303748 gene encoding protein FAM171A2, with product MPDNYISRLLLFASVCAVWEALAKSLPDQGAFEVQIKVQVFDNSDLSPLADAQVEVHGNQTILASNRAGSDGVLRVSFLYRTGTWVIITASKQDYVTNSVPWHSSRIPLYASVSLYLLVQRPGTLILYDDVLQVLSGSPGARNQPLVQLQRKSLHLPSNSNYTALSAALTTARTQYEIGGFPFLLGQETNSSGAETGWTDLTALAVVSIQLFDKDGSAIQVSDPIHISVPLPSDTRNRMATSVPAWLYQPKTGLWVRNGTGYIKKDGPQFVWNVVVPQMGYWLAAFPSSSGLGLSHPGLRDITTYHTLFLLSILGSLALLVLILLCVLLYYCRRKCLKPRRQQGKPHTSNLNGAKRDQGTSTSRLNLICGGHVESGPSNDKSDLSPSRDYQSSREDLTKHVPAHMLRHAKGKNASGPQRGESFPMKVTRATETNNLDNPLLHEDYNRSYSPMEGKESEYHRHHNANDNRGYSSDPPSPPRFQGYVPNQSDKPPEYSAAAADSLARPTSLNTQPGQIIFCSSIDQMKENMYRSMVPTLVIPAHYMRLPSEFSGKDGKDQKDQDKDGAQMGGGQQHHHHHSQKQGQQQQGGSQGDDSEEPSWASDSSGGPVTIPVLFNDSTMAQMNGELQALTEKKLLELGVKQHPRAWFISLDGRNNAHVRHSYIDAGNDLSGGGVGAFLGGPSSTSRDVNLEPPLESQERKSAINRKGKDDRWGTGGRKGHSVSSSGGKSYSKLAYPDHSEPSSSEGRPVSPEENSLTPLLDEGPSSRGSTIPRRGRSRVNSTRSSNSENRRDSMTSPEDDPDDKDENKKSPWQKIEDRPLMVFHPRK from the exons AGGTGCAAATAAAAGTCCAGGTGTTCGACAACAGCGACCTGTCCCCGTTGGCGGACGCTCAGGTGGAAGTCCACGGCAACCAGACCATCTTGGCGTCCAACAGGGCCGGCAGCGATGGCGTCCTGAGAGTCAGCTTCCTGTACCGCACAGGAACATGGGTCATCATCACAGCCTCCAAACAAGACTACGTCACCAACTCTGTGCCCTGGCACTCAAGCCGCATCCCCT TGTACGCTTCAGTCAGCCTGTACCTCCTGGTCCAGAGGCCAGGGACACTTATTCTGTACGATGACGTCCTGCAGGTGCTGTCTGGGTCTCCAG gagcTCGTAATCAGCCGCTGGTGCAGCTCCAGAGGAAGTCCCTTCATCTGCCGTCCAACTCCAACTACACGGCGCTGTCTGCGGCGCTGACCACCGCCAGGACTCAGTATGAGATCGGCGGCTTCCCGTTTCTCCTGGGCCAAGAGACCAACAGCTCAG GCGCAGAAACAGGGTGGACAGACTTGACAGCTTTGGCAGTGGTCAGCATTCAGCTCTTTGACAAGGATGGCAGCGCAATCCAGGTCTCAGATCCGATCCACATCTCTGTGCCACTTCCATCTGACACCCGCAACAGGATGGCCACAAGTGTGCCTGCTTGGCTGTATCAGCCCAAGACGG GACTGTGGGTGAGGAACGGGACGGGCTACATCAAAAAGGACGGCCCACAGTTTGTCTGGAACGTGGTGGTTCCTCAGATGGGATACTGGTTAGCTGCCTTCCCTTCGTCTTCAG GATTGGGTCTGTCTCATCCAGGCTTGAGGGACATCACCACCTACCACACCCTGTTCCTGCTCTCCATCCTGGGCTCGCTGGCCCTGCTGGTGCTCATCCTGCTCTGTGTGCTGCTCTACTACTGCAG GCGGAAATGTTTAAAACCTCGTCGCCAGCAAGGGAAACCCCACACGTCCAATCTCAATGGTGCAAAGAGAGACCAGGGTACATCCACTTCACGCTTAAATCTGATCTGTGGAGGCCATGTTGAGTCTGGCCCCTCTAATGACAAATCTGACTTGTCCCCATCTCGAGACTACCAGAGTTCAAGGGAAGACTTAACCAAGCATGTTCCAGCTCACATGCTGCGTCACGCAAAGGGAAAAAATGCATCAGGTCCCCAACGGGGTGAAAGCTTCCCCATGAAGGTTACACGTGCCACAGAGACCAACAACCTGGACAACCCTTTGCTGCATGAAGACTACAACCGGAGCTACAGTCCCATGGAGGGCAAGGAGTCTGAATATCACCGGCACCACAACGCCAACGACAATCGAGGATACTCCTCTGATCCCCCGTCCCCGCCTCGCTTCCAAGGCTACGTGCCAAACCAGTCTGACAAACCCCCCGaatattcagcagcagctgcagacagccTTGCCAGACCCACCTCCCTCAACACCCAACCAGGCCAGATCATCTTCTGCAGCTCCATTGACCAGATGAAGGAGAACATGTACCGGAGCATGGTGCCAACCCTGGTCATCCCAGCCCACTATATGCGCCTGCCCTCCGAGTTTTCTGGTAAAGATGGCAAGGACCAGAAGGATCAAGACAAAGATGGTGCACAGATGGGAGGAGGCCAGCAGCATCATCACCACCACTCCCAGAAACAAGGCCAACAGCAGCAAGGTGGATCCCAAGGTGACGACTCTGAGGAGCCCAGCTGGGCGTCCGACTCATCTGGTGGACCTGTGACCATCCCCGTGCTCTTCAATGACTCCACCATGGCTCAGATGAATGGGGAACTGCAGGCTCTGACTGAGAAGAAGCTACTGGAGCTGGGTGTTAAACAGCACCCAAGGGCTTGGTTCATCTCCCTGGATGGACGCAATAACGCTCATGTGCGCCACTCCTACATAGATGCTGGGAATGACCTCAGTGGCGGCGGTGTGGGTGCGTTCTTAGGCGGTCCCAGCAGCACTTCCCGAGACGTCAACCTTGAACCACCTCTAGAGTCCCAAGAACGCAAGTCAGCAATCAACCGGAAGGGAAAAGACGATCGCTGGGGGACCGGAGGACGGAAGGGCCACAGTGTTAGCAGCAGCGGTGGGAAGAGTTACTCCAAGCTGGCCTACCCTGACCACAGCGAGCCCAGCAGCAGCGAGGGACGCCCCGTCTCACCCGAGGAGAACTCCCTCACCCCTCTTCTTGACGAAGGTCCATCCTCCCGAGGATCCACAATCCCCAGAAGAGGACGCAGTCGTGTGAACAGCACCCGCAGCAGCAACAGCGAGAACCGCCGCGACTCCATGACCAGCCCCGAGGATGACCCCGACGACAAAGATGAGAACAAGAAGAGCCCCTGGCAGAAGATTGAAGACAGGCCTCTCATGGTCTTCCACCCCAGGAAGTGA